The DNA region ATCTGAACTGAATTTCCGAAAGCCGTCCGGTCTTCGCCCAACCGTTTTCGGCCATCGGCATCTCGCCCGATGCAGGCGGTTCTTTCGGGGACGGCTCGGAGCGACCGGAGCACAAAACCGGGATGAGCACGATCCAGACGAAGATCAACGCGATACAAATGAAGTGAACATAGGTTATATAGTTCTCGGTCGAGGCGAAGCTGAACAACAAGATGATAAACCCGGCGATTGCGTCTCCGGCTCTTTCGACAGTCACGTCAAGAAAGCTCTTGACCCTCCTCATGATACCCGGGGCCAGGGCCATATAGACGATCTCCATGCCGCTCTTATGGATGCTGTTGCGCAGCGTGGCATCGGCCATCCGGGTCGCCGCTGCCACAAGCAGACTGGGCCAGATCATAATGCTCGTCGTGCCGACAAGAAGGACACCCGGTGTAAGGTAGAGGCTCAGTTGCAGGCCGAAGGTGCGCAACGTTTTCCCCATCAAAATGAGTTGAGTAAAAAGGCTGGCCACGCTCAACCAGCCGTAATACGAACTGAAAAAGCCCGCGAGAGCTCCTCTCGAAGCATAGGCTTGCTTCGCCGCCGTCTTGAATTGGAAGTCGATCAGGGTCGACACGATCACGGACACCAAAATTAACACGGCGATCGTTTTAAGATACGCGGAACCGGCGAGAAGCTCCCCTGGATTCGCGGTGTGGATTTCTTCCGGCTTCAGCGGCATCTTCAGTTCCTTTTCGGAAATTTTTTCCTCGAGCCGCTTTTCCCCCCAAAGAACCAAGGCCGAAGCTGCGACGTAAAGGGCTGCAACCACCCACATCAAATGATTATTCTCGGCGAAGAGGTGAAGCCACCGTTTGACTCCGAATCCAGCTAAGGCCCCGCCCACCGTGCCCCCGGCAGTGACGAATCC from Candidatus Zixiibacteriota bacterium includes:
- a CDS encoding Npt1/Npt2 family nucleotide transporter, producing the protein MTNALIVSNLGIFWFVLTYHDPWWSHYAFYIWSAIVGVTAVAQLWTLANHLFTPDEGIRSFGFVTAGGTVGGALAGFGVKRWLHLFAENNHLMWVVAALYVAASALVLWGEKRLEEKISEKELKMPLKPEEIHTANPGELLAGSAYLKTIAVLILVSVIVSTLIDFQFKTAAKQAYASRGALAGFFSSYYGWLSVASLFTQLILMGKTLRTFGLQLSLYLTPGVLLVGTTSIMIWPSLLVAAATRMADATLRNSIHKSGMEIVYMALAPGIMRRVKSFLDVTVERAGDAIAGFIILLFSFASTENYITYVHFICIALIFVWIVLIPVLCSGRSEPSPKEPPASGEMPMAENGWAKTGRLSEIQFRSGAIVSSEKE